The following DNA comes from Winogradskyella sp. PG-2.
TTACCTGTAAACTGTTGTTTTTTATATTTATTTGGTAGAGTAATATTGATCTTGTAATATTTCTGTAAATCCTTAATAACTTCAGATAATTCTACTTTATTGTATTTGGTATAACCATTTAGCCAATTTAGGACATTAGTTGTGTGATTGTTGCCAAATAATTTATTGTTTTTTGCAGAATTTGATTGCCCTTTTATTAGTATTTCTTCATCTTCATTATAGTTAACAGCTACTTTACCTTCATAACAGTTTACTTCAAATTTTGAATCGGTAGCATTTACATTAAATTGAGTGCCTAGTACTGTTATACTGCCTCTATTTGTAATAACTTTAAAAGTATTGCCTTTTGTCACATCAAAAAATGCTTGTCCGTTGAGTTGTAATGTTCTATTATTTCCCCAATCTTTTTCGATATAAGATATTTCAGAAAGCGCATCTAATTTAATTTCTGACCCATCTGGTAGTTCAAAGGATTTATTCTCGGCAATTTGGGTAGAAATTGTAGTAGTTGAGTTAGAGAAAGCATTCCAAGAAAAGTAGCCAGCAGTTATTAAAATGAGTGCGCTAGCTGCAATACTTAGCCAACGTAGTCTACTACTGTTTTGTTTTTGCTGAGACTCATGCGATGAAATATTTAGTTTTCTTTATTTTTTAAGATTTTCTAGGCCAGCGTCAATATCAAATTTTTTAACTTTCCAAGTATCAATTTCATCAATAACAACTTTTAAATTATCTAATTCTCCAGACTCTTTTAATGCTTCTTGTTCATCATCATCTAAACGATTATCGAGCCATCTCGTTATAAAATTATCTTTAAGAAAATCATTGTCCACGTTTACCTACTTTTTAATACACTTTCTATACGTTTAAGCATTTAATTTATCCAATCCTAAATGGCACGTTTTTGTAATTCTGTGAGTTCTTTATGCTTTATCAAGGCTTTTGCAATATATTTTTCTACAGCAGTTTGACTGATTTCTAACTTAATTGCAATCTCTTTATATGTTAGTTTTTCGATTCTATTTATTAAAAAAGCTTCACGTTGTTTTTCTGGTAAATCAGAAATAGTAGCTTCTAATTGTTGTTTAAACTATTTGGTTCTTAAATGAAAATAAGGATCTTCATGGTCATGTATACTAAGTGTATTTTTCTCAAATTTCAATGCCACTTTTTTAGATCGTATCTTATCAATAAACAAGTTTTTAGCTATAGTATATAAAAAGCCAACAGCTTTTTCATAAACTACGCTTCTG
Coding sequences within:
- a CDS encoding FecR family protein, which encodes MSSHESQQKQNSSRLRWLSIAASALILITAGYFSWNAFSNSTTTISTQIAENKSFELPDGSEIKLDALSEISYIEKDWGNNRTLQLNGQAFFDVTKGNTFKVITNRGSITVLGTQFNVNATDSKFEVNCYEGKVAVNYNEDEEILIKGQSNSAKNNKLFGNNHTTNVLNWLNGYTKYNKVELSEVIKDLQKYYKINITLPNKYKKQQFTGNLTHNDFNLALEKLFTSMEIKYNVDKNNTVIIE
- a CDS encoding RNA polymerase sigma factor, with the translated sequence MSESFSVCDEEVYNNLYKSHAESLRNHLYYKFGDLNQAEDVVQDAFIKLWAKCRSVVYEKAVGFLYTIAKNLFIDKIRSKKVALKFEKNTLSIHDHEDPYFHLRTK